From one Bradyrhizobium sp. Ash2021 genomic stretch:
- a CDS encoding phage tail sheath C-terminal domain-containing protein has translation MPIPVKSPGVSVQEIPSGNVTITGVETSITAFVGRTMMGPLAPMHCFSAADFERSFGGRTAGYPLGDAVWDFFGNGGSHAIIVRVFKAPAGAGDGLARADGGELTLVAAAPGAWPNGHLLMSIDATLGSVDLFNLTLTYKAPDGSETVERFQDVSIKGNAGPHRLDRVLETQSQLARVPGDPLPVATPTAATHVAFAGGADSADLTAADLAGNPELRTGIYALDNVDLFNLMCIPPDPAEADYGDLETLYQAAALYCLKRRAMLILDPPKAWSDHARKGRLDQIQPSDLGIGGPELEARNCAVYFPRIRKADPRTGQIETFPPCGAIAGIFAATDNLRGVWKAPAGITAGIGGINGLEFSLNDDQNGQLNPLGINCLRNFPVVGPVVWGARTLRGADLLSDDYKYVPVRRLALYIEESLVRGTKFAAFEPNDEALWSKLREAIGAFMTGLFLQGAFHDRFVKCDGETTTQDDIDRGIVNVIVAFAPVKPAEFIVLQIQLQAGQTAP, from the coding sequence ATGCCGATCCCGGTTAAATCTCCCGGCGTCTCCGTCCAGGAGATCCCCAGCGGCAACGTCACCATTACCGGTGTCGAAACCTCGATCACAGCCTTTGTCGGTCGCACGATGATGGGGCCGCTTGCGCCGATGCACTGCTTCAGCGCAGCGGATTTCGAGCGTTCCTTTGGCGGACGGACCGCTGGTTATCCGCTGGGTGACGCCGTCTGGGATTTCTTTGGCAACGGCGGCAGCCATGCGATCATCGTGCGCGTGTTCAAGGCGCCGGCCGGAGCGGGGGATGGGCTGGCGCGCGCCGACGGCGGCGAATTGACGCTGGTGGCGGCCGCGCCTGGCGCCTGGCCCAATGGCCATCTGTTGATGTCGATCGACGCCACGCTTGGCTCTGTCGATTTGTTCAATCTGACGCTGACATACAAGGCGCCCGACGGCAGCGAGACCGTCGAACGCTTTCAAGACGTCTCGATCAAGGGCAACGCCGGGCCGCACAGGCTGGACCGGGTGCTGGAGACACAGTCACAGCTCGCCCGCGTGCCGGGCGATCCGCTGCCGGTGGCCACGCCGACCGCCGCAACCCATGTAGCGTTTGCCGGCGGCGCCGACAGCGCCGATCTCACTGCCGCGGACCTCGCCGGCAATCCGGAACTGCGCACCGGCATCTACGCGCTCGACAATGTCGATCTGTTCAACCTCATGTGCATCCCGCCGGATCCGGCGGAAGCCGACTACGGCGATCTCGAGACGCTGTATCAAGCCGCGGCGCTGTATTGCCTGAAGCGCCGCGCGATGCTGATCCTCGACCCACCGAAGGCATGGAGCGACCACGCCCGCAAGGGCAGGCTCGACCAGATCCAGCCGAGCGATCTTGGAATCGGCGGACCGGAACTGGAGGCGCGCAATTGCGCCGTCTACTTCCCGCGGATCAGGAAAGCGGATCCCAGGACCGGCCAGATCGAAACCTTCCCGCCCTGCGGCGCGATCGCCGGCATCTTCGCGGCGACCGACAATTTGCGCGGGGTGTGGAAGGCGCCGGCCGGCATCACGGCCGGCATCGGCGGCATCAATGGGCTCGAGTTCAGCCTCAACGATGACCAGAACGGGCAGCTCAATCCCCTGGGCATCAACTGTCTGCGCAATTTTCCGGTCGTGGGTCCGGTGGTGTGGGGCGCGCGCACGCTGCGCGGCGCGGACCTGCTGTCGGACGATTACAAATACGTTCCAGTGCGGCGGCTCGCGCTCTACATCGAGGAGAGCCTTGTTCGCGGCACCAAATTCGCCGCGTTCGAGCCTAACGATGAGGCTCTCTGGTCGAAACTGCGAGAGGCCATCGGGGCGTTCATGACCGGTCTTTTCCTGCAAGGCGCGTTCCACGATCGCTTTGTGAAATGCGACGGGGAGACCACCACGCAAGACGACATCGATCGCGGCATCGTCAACGTCATCGTCGCCTTCGCCCCGGTGAAGCCGGCCGAATTCATCGTGCTGCAGATTCAGCTGCAAGCCGGCCAGACTGCGCCGTAG
- a CDS encoding methyltransferase domain-containing protein has product MTSEGIILRDAKQGAAPDVETFLARSVRGLEWLAAAEIETDLGGEIVEVGHREIVFRAPRDSKISQLGSIDDLFFVCGEIDAIDRTRASLSRLAEGVRKLPLARFLAKVEKFRPVRRSSGFEVVGSFLGRRNYNRKEIETSAGEAIAGIVSLPFFDHDLIDPGAVDVSFRIHIRDTQAIVGLRVTSRSLHRRDYRTASIPGALHPPVAFAMAMLGGAQPGHLITDPCCGTGTLLIEAKRLIPDTMAIGSDFSEVSLQAARNNGINAGCALWLARADLGRLPYRDGSADCVLANLPWGQAVQPEGIVRNDIGLAISEILRVLARDGNAVLLMPPADDMLDKRCRTLWPIPIRVAGRWTTIYVVAGNKYANRRPACLETRYGPSLQRMWDRFGDIAVVGAPADGAA; this is encoded by the coding sequence ATGACATCTGAGGGGATCATTTTGCGCGACGCTAAACAGGGTGCGGCTCCTGACGTTGAGACATTTCTGGCGCGTTCCGTGCGAGGCCTCGAATGGCTGGCGGCGGCTGAGATCGAGACGGATTTGGGCGGCGAGATCGTCGAAGTCGGGCATCGGGAAATCGTTTTCAGGGCACCCCGCGATTCGAAAATATCGCAGCTCGGCAGCATCGACGATCTGTTCTTCGTCTGCGGGGAGATCGACGCAATCGACCGCACACGCGCGAGTCTGTCGAGATTGGCGGAGGGGGTACGAAAGCTTCCGCTCGCGCGCTTCCTGGCGAAGGTCGAGAAATTTCGCCCCGTTCGGCGATCATCGGGCTTTGAAGTTGTCGGCAGCTTTCTCGGGCGCCGGAACTACAATCGCAAGGAGATTGAAACATCGGCGGGAGAAGCGATCGCCGGGATCGTGAGCCTGCCGTTCTTCGATCACGATTTGATTGATCCGGGCGCCGTCGATGTCAGCTTTCGAATTCACATCCGGGATACCCAGGCCATCGTCGGGCTGCGCGTCACCTCTCGCTCGCTGCATCGTCGGGATTACCGGACAGCTTCGATCCCGGGTGCGCTGCATCCGCCGGTGGCGTTTGCGATGGCGATGCTGGGCGGCGCTCAGCCGGGCCATCTCATCACCGATCCATGTTGCGGGACCGGAACGTTGCTAATTGAGGCCAAGCGTCTGATACCGGATACCATGGCAATCGGTTCCGACTTCAGCGAGGTCTCGCTGCAGGCCGCGCGCAACAACGGGATCAACGCCGGTTGCGCGTTGTGGCTCGCCAGAGCCGACCTCGGCCGATTGCCGTATCGTGACGGCTCAGCGGACTGTGTGCTGGCGAATTTGCCCTGGGGGCAGGCGGTGCAGCCGGAAGGAATTGTCCGGAACGATATTGGGTTGGCGATCTCCGAGATACTCCGCGTCCTTGCGCGCGACGGCAACGCCGTTCTGCTGATGCCGCCTGCTGATGACATGCTGGATAAGAGGTGCCGGACCCTGTGGCCTATTCCAATAAGGGTGGCCGGGCGCTGGACCACGATTTACGTCGTGGCCGGCAACAAATACGCGAACAGGCGTCCGGCCTGTCTCGAAACGCGTTACGGGCCCTCGCTGCAGCGGATGTGGGACAGGTTTGGCGATATCGCCGTTGTCGGAGCACCCGCTGACGGGGCGGCGTAG